One Haladaptatus sp. R4 DNA window includes the following coding sequences:
- the psmB gene encoding archaeal proteasome endopeptidase complex subunit beta produces the protein MRTPMHGSDFSRNLERFGGNDTSPYEPEIGSLPENNFSKDDMKNVNKTGTTTIGLTTGEGVVMATDMRASLGGRFVSNKNVQKVEQIHPTAALTMAGSVGGAQSFIRTMRIESNLYESRRGEQMSMQALSTLAGNMLRSGPFFMVSPILGGIDEEGAHIYSLDPAGGVMADDYTVTGSGMQLAYGVLEQDYEEGLSNEEAKAVAARGIKSAVERDTGSGNGVFLAEITEEGVDITGHKDFDEVL, from the coding sequence ATGCGTACTCCAATGCACGGTTCCGACTTCTCGCGTAATCTGGAGCGTTTCGGCGGCAACGACACCAGCCCGTACGAGCCGGAAATCGGCTCGCTCCCCGAGAACAACTTCTCGAAGGACGATATGAAAAACGTCAACAAAACCGGGACGACCACCATCGGTCTCACGACCGGCGAGGGCGTCGTCATGGCGACGGACATGCGCGCCAGCCTCGGCGGCCGCTTCGTCTCCAACAAGAACGTCCAGAAGGTCGAACAGATTCACCCGACGGCCGCACTGACGATGGCCGGGTCCGTCGGTGGTGCACAGTCGTTCATCCGAACGATGCGCATCGAGTCCAACCTCTACGAGTCCCGACGCGGCGAGCAGATGAGCATGCAGGCACTCTCGACGCTCGCGGGCAACATGCTCCGTAGCGGGCCGTTCTTCATGGTTTCGCCCATCCTCGGCGGTATCGACGAGGAAGGCGCACACATCTACAGCCTCGACCCCGCCGGTGGCGTCATGGCCGACGACTACACCGTCACGGGTAGCGGGATGCAACTCGCCTACGGTGTCCTCGAACAGGATTACGAGGAAGGTCTCTCGAACGAGGAAGCGAAGGCCGTCGCCGCACGCGGTATCAAGAGCGCCGTCGAGCGCGACACCGGCAGCGGCAACGGTGTCTTCCTCGCCGAGATCACCGAGGAAGGCGTCGATATCACCGGGCACAAGGACTTCGACGAGGTCCTCTAA
- a CDS encoding helix-turn-helix domain-containing protein: MNVVVELRLPREEFALHELFQYRSDVRIELEQIVPTREYSIPFVWVATADPAFLDTVAFDQSPIDSMEVLSGTENGALCRIVWASATDGIHGILTEGDLTLLDAVGNDDGWLFRIRFPDHESTTKFREACDDRSITYEVRRIYTVDEFPTKQYGLTDEQREALATAFASGYFRVPRETSLSELAETLDISPQAASGRLRRGLERMLGATLFPRTGPSEVSEG, encoded by the coding sequence GTGAACGTCGTCGTCGAACTTCGACTCCCACGCGAGGAATTCGCACTCCACGAGTTGTTCCAGTATCGTTCCGACGTTCGAATCGAACTGGAACAAATCGTTCCGACACGGGAGTACTCGATTCCCTTCGTCTGGGTCGCGACCGCCGACCCGGCGTTTCTCGATACCGTCGCGTTCGATCAGTCACCCATCGATTCCATGGAGGTTCTCAGCGGAACCGAGAACGGTGCCCTCTGTCGAATCGTTTGGGCGAGCGCGACGGACGGGATTCACGGAATCCTGACCGAAGGCGATCTGACGTTGCTCGATGCCGTCGGGAACGACGATGGCTGGTTGTTCCGGATTCGATTCCCGGATCACGAATCGACGACGAAGTTTCGAGAGGCTTGCGACGACCGCTCGATAACGTACGAAGTTCGCCGGATCTACACCGTGGACGAGTTCCCGACAAAACAGTACGGATTGACCGACGAGCAACGCGAAGCCCTCGCGACGGCCTTCGCGTCGGGTTACTTCCGCGTCCCGCGGGAAACGTCGCTCTCGGAACTCGCCGAGACGCTCGACATCTCCCCGCAGGCCGCCTCGGGACGCCTCAGGCGTGGCTTGGAGCGAATGCTCGGTGCGACGCTGTTTCCCCGGACCGGACCGAGCGAGGTTTCCGAGGGGTAA
- a CDS encoding HalOD1 output domain-containing protein: MSQDSDGHGPILNEANHGDGRISETVIDAITEVVEDSSTEIEPLYESIDPDALEDLFDRRPGKDVPTRVEFRHEEFSIAVEENGRVVIYDAR, from the coding sequence ATGAGTCAGGATTCGGACGGTCACGGACCGATTCTCAACGAAGCGAACCACGGCGACGGACGGATCTCTGAGACCGTTATCGACGCGATCACCGAAGTCGTCGAGGACAGTTCGACGGAGATAGAACCCCTGTACGAGAGTATCGACCCCGATGCGCTGGAGGATTTGTTCGACCGACGACCCGGCAAGGACGTTCCGACACGGGTGGAGTTCCGCCACGAGGAGTTCTCCATCGCCGTCGAAGAGAACGGTCGCGTCGTCATCTACGACGCTCGATAG